From the genome of Longimicrobiales bacterium:
GGAACGAAGTTTCGGATCGCTTCGGGCACCCCCGGGGCATTGCGATCGAGGGAGGGTCGAAGCCCCGGCAAGTGCTTAAGGGCAGCAGACGCCTGAATCCCCAACTGGACGAAGCCACCTGCTAGAGCACCCCAGGCCAAAACCACGACTAGGTCGCGCTGCCCGAGTCCCCAAAACATCCCGCCCGCCACCATCACGCCGATCAGCGCCACGTTCCAGAATGCCGGAGCGACATAGGACACGAAGAAGCGTCTGTGGCTGTCCAACACGCCCATCGACCACGCGGCGAGGACGAAGATGCCGCTCATCGGGAAGAGGATGCGCACGAGCGTCGTGGTGATTTCCTGCTTCTCCGGGGTCCACTTGGGGAAGAAGGCCTGAACCAATAGAGGGGCGACCAAGACACCAGCCAGCGCAATTGTCCCGGACACGACGGCCAAAAGGCCGAGCACGGCACCCGCAAACCGTTTCGCTTTCTCCTCTTCGCCCTTTCCCACGAACTCCGAGTACACGGGGATCATGGAAGCCGACAGCGTGCCTTCACCCAGGAGATTACGGATCACATTAGGGAGCCGCAGCGCGGCTCGCCACACGTCGGCGAAGTCGCTGGACCCGAAATAGTGTGCGAAGACGCGGTCGCGCACGAAGCCCAAGACACGGCTCACGAAGATGCCGGCGCCGACCCTCGTTGCAGCACGGATACCCTTACCCGTGCCGGCTCGAGACTGCTTAGATGGAGTCGTCACCCGGGGGGAGTGCGGCCTCGGAATCAGACCGTTCGCTGAGGAGTTTGGTCACGAATTGCCCCTCTTCGTCGAGTCGCGAGATCTCGCTGGTGAGCCGCTCGACTTCCCCTTCCAGGTATGCAACGCGTTCCGCCATCAAGTCCGATGGCCCGTCAAGGCTTCGTCGCTCCAGCCTGGACGCCAAGGCGCGGCCGAGTTGCGAATCGAGAAGAATCGCAAGCAGCGGAATGAACACGACGAGAATCAGAACGAGTTGTAAGAACATCAGCCGAAGTTAGAGGTCGAAACGGACACCACACAACAGATCATACGCGACGCGATCAGGAGAGGTTCACACGAAATGCGTCGTAGAGCTCATCAAGAACCGCGCCACCGTACCGCGTCAGGAAGTAAAACGGGTTTTGCACCCGTTCGGCAGGCTTCCCTAATGGGAACAGATGGACCTGCGCCTTCTCCAATTGCCCCAGAGCGATCTCATTTTCTCGCTTGAGCGCGTGCACGATCTTCTTCTCGAGCTCGTCGATGGCAGCAAACGACTGACTGCGAATGTGTTGCACCGGCCCTTTCAGCGTAGGATCAATGGGCTTCACAGCTTGCGTTAACTCCCCAACGCTCTTTCCGATCGCACCCCGCAGTCCACCCAAGGCTTTCCGGGCTTCCGGTGGCACCTCATCCCGAGCGATATCACCTGCGATCTCGTGGAATGGGCGGTGCAGATCTGACACCTGCAAGTCGAACTTGTCGAGGACTTTTCGGATTTTCGTTTCGACCGGAGCCGCCGAGAAACGTGGGAAGATCACCGGCATTTCAATGCCGTGCGCAGCGAAATAATCTTTTTGTTGTGCGAAATACGCCATCTCGCCGGGTCCGCCCACATAAGACAACGTCGGGAAGACCGAACTTTCAACGACCGGGCGGAACAGCACATTCGGGCTCAAGACCGTCGCGTCTTCGCTCTGCGCAGCTCGAATCTCCTCCCTGGTCACGTTGGTCTTGGAGGTCCGCTGCTGAAAGGCTTCCCCCTCGCGATACAGCCGCTCCCGGCCTGCGGGGCCATCGAGGAACAGGTTCACTCCCCCAGGAAGGATCGGAACCTGAAGAGCGAATCCCCCGGCTTCCAGTGCCTGGGCGGTCTCCGTGAGAACGTTCTCCATCTCCTCGGAACGGTCCAGCTCCACCAAAAGTGCGTCCGCAGAATGCCTCTTGAGCGCCGGATTCGCTGCATCCGTAAAGAACAGCCCGAAACGCCCAAGGAGCTCCTGAACGACCTTATGAAAACCATCAGCGAGCGTCGCATCTGGCGAGAACGCCCCGCGAATCAACTCGAAGTATTCGGCACTAAAGTCTGTCTGTGGAAGAAGTTGCAGAAACTTATCTACTTCTACTGTGATCGCCTCACCCGTGGGGATTCTGTGAATCGCCGGGTGCACGGAATCGTCCGGTGCAGCCAATTCGACTCGGTGCAGCTCGTTGTCGGTCCCGATCACATCTGCGTGGTTGGCCTCCGCCCAGTCGTGATCCTCGGAGGCTACCCAGAAGACGGGAATCACCGGCTTTCCCAGAGCTTTTTCGAGGGTCTCTGCGAGGCGAACCGCGGTGAGCGCCTTGTGGATGGAATAGAGGGGGCCACCAAAGAGGCCGGGCTGCTGGCCAGTTGTGACCATATAGCCCCCCTGCTCCACAAAAGCCGTCAGTCGAGCGGCATCTGCGCCAGGTGGCACGATGAGTGCCTCCACAGCCCGCTCGCGCGCCTCTCGATCGAAACGACCATCGACTTCCTCTGCCTTGGACCTGAAATCATCCAAAGACGCGAAGTGTCGTCCGAAGAACGAACAGGCAGCCTCGTCACCCTCGATGTAGCCGCGAACGACATCCGAGCCACCAGGACGTCCGACAATCCATTCCATGTATTTAGCCTTTGTGATACGGCTCACCGCGCAAGATCGTCCCCGCGCGGTATAGTTGTTCAGAAAGCACGAGTCGAGCGACCTCGTGCGGGAGAGTCATCTTGGAAAGCGACAATCGACGACGCGACCGAGCGATCACACGCGGGTCGAGACCATATGCACCGCCGATCACGAACGCCACGCCCGGGGACGACCGCACCGCATGTTCATCTAGGTACCCGGCCAGTTCCCTCGAGTCCATCGATTTTCCGTCCCGGGTAAGCGCCACAACGTCTACCTCGGCTGGGACGCGCGCGAGGAGGCGCTCCGCTTCAGCACTCATGACCGCTTGAGCGTCCTTCGATCCACTCTTAGTGCCAGCCGGAACCTCCTCAACGGAAAGCTTCCAATGATGGCTGGCACGACGTTCATAATCTGCCACAACTGGTGCGAGGGCACCTTTGACGGCCCCAACAGCGACGATCAAGACCTTCACTGAACGGGCCCGGCGGAGAGAGTGAGGAGCACCTCGATATCTTCTCGTCCTGACTCGAAATAGACCTCCTGGTGCAACACGCGGACGTCGCCGAGACCGTCGGAGTAGGGCCTGAGTTTCATGGAGTCCTTCTCCGTCACGACGATGACTCGCCCCCCTGCGATCCTCTGTATGTGATCAACGTCGGCCGCATCGTATTCGTGATGGTCCGCGAAGGCCAACAACTCGACTTCCTGGCCACTTTCCCAGGCAACCACATCCCAGAACGCCTGTGGTCTCGCGATCCCGGCTGCGACGAGCACGGCCGTGTCTGGAGCCTCAGCCGTCTCACCGGAAAGTGTCGTCCACCCGGAGGGCCTGAGATGCACTAGGGCAATAGCCGAATCGGGCGCCCATCGTCGTGCCTTCTCAATGAGTCCCTGGGCGGTCTCGCGAGACGCTACTTTGCGCGTCACGATTATTCCGTCCGCCCGTGACAACCCCCGCACGGACTCCCGATAGGGCCCAGATGGAAGCAGATGGCCCGGGAACCGGTCCTCGGCTGCCAGCAGCACCAGATCGACATCCCTGGCCAACCGGCGGTGCTGGAAGCCGTCGTCCAAGACCACAACGTCCGCACCCTGAGCCGCCGCCTCCAATGCACCGGCAACCCGATCGGGATTGGCAATCACTGGAGTGCCTGGGTGCCACGAGGCATGGAGAGCGATCTCATCGCGACCGTACCCACGCGCAACTACGGCCGGCCGATGCCCCTGCCTCAGAAGCTGCTCGACCACCCAACCGGCCACAGGCGTCTTTCCGGTCCCTCCCACTGCCAGATTGCCTACCGAGACTACCGAGACACCTTCTGGCCGTATGGCACCGCCCCAGTCCAGAAACTGGTTTCGAACCCCCACCGACCCCCCATAGATCCAAGAGATTGGCCGAAGCAGCACAGAAACACTCTGGTACCCCGGTTCACCGTCCCACACCTGCCGGGCGATGGCCTCGAGTGCCCCGCTCACTGATTCTCGCCCGGGCCAGACTCGGATGCAGACTCGCGCGGCGGGTCGGTTACTTTCGGATTCAAGCGAGCGGTGAGGGCATTGAGGTCCTCTCCGATTTCGCCGCCGATCCGCTCGAGATCCTCACGCGTCGCTCCACGCCCAACGAAACGGGGCGGCAAGTACTCGAGCCGGATCTTCGAGAGCGGCCTCGGAACCAGAAACCCGTCCCAACTCCGGAAACGCCAACTGGACGAAGTCCCCAATGCCAGAGGGATCACTGGGAGCCCTGTCATCTGCGCCACAGCCAATGCACCCGCCTTGAAAACGCCCTGTGGGCCCTTCGGTCCGTCTGGAGTCAGAGCCAGGTCTTTTCCCGCTCGAGCGGCGCGTACGAGCCCTCTCAGGCCTCTCTGTCCACCGCGAGTACTCGAGCCTCGCACGGTCGCGAACCCATTTCGCTGGAGAACACGAGAGACGTATTCTCCGTCGGTGTGGTCGCTCACGAGGGCGACAATGTCCTCGCGCCTGTGATAATGGATGAGCGGGAGCAGTTGCCCGTGCCAAAACACAAAGATCACGGGGGTGCCTCGTCGCCGAAAATGCAGGTATGACTCCTCGCCCACCCGCTTTACTCGGGTGGTGCTGAAGAGCGCGCCCATCAGACCCGCGCCCAAGACTCCGGCTGCCCCGAATTTCAGATCGTTCACCCGCGCGCCTCCAGCAGGGCGACGCCAAGATCTGCCACCCGGGCGGAGGCGCCTGGCTCACCCAGACGGGCACGGATCTTGGACAGCCCTTCGACCTGCTTGAGGTGTTCACTCGACTCGATGTCCATCAGTGGAATCAAGTGCTCCGCCATGCGTTCTGGAACCATCGCGTCTTGTATGAACTCGGGCACCACCTCCGCGCCGGCGACGAGGTTCGTCAGGGACACATGTTCAATGCGGAGAACTCGCTTCACGATCGCCCAGGAAAACGCCGACGTCTTGTAAGCGACGATAAAGGGCGTGCCCTCCAAAGTGGCCTCAAGCGTTGAAGTGCCCGACTTCACGAGGCCTGCACGGGCGTGCCTCAAGAGGCTGCGTGTGTCCTCCACCACCGCAAAATCCAGTCCGGAATACACATCAGCGGGCAGGGTACTGGCCCTCCCCACGACCACCTGGGTCTCCGGACGGGCTTCGACGACCATGTTCGCAGTGCGCACAAAGGCGTCCATATGCCGGGCCAGTTCCTGGCGTCTCGAGCCGGGAAGCACCGCCAGAATCGGTCGGTGGGCATCCAGGCCCCACGCTTCATGGAAGTCCGGTGCGCTCGCGACGTCGTCTGGGCGATCGAGGAGCGGGTTGCCCACGAACGTCGCGCGCGCTCCGGCAGCCTCGAGCATCTCCACCTCGAAGGGGAAGATTGCCGCGACGTGATCCGTCGTGCGGGCCAGCTGTGTGGCCCTGCCCGCACGCCAAGCCCAAAACTTCGGCGAGACATAGTAGACAACGGGTCGCCCGGCTTCATGAGCTGAACGGGCGATCCTCATGTTGAAGCCCGGATAGTCGATCGGAATCACAAGATCTACGGACCAAATGAGCTCTGTGACCTTCCGTTCGAGTTCTCGAAAGAAGTCCAGGTGGGATACGATTTCGGCGAAGCCCATTACCGCGAGATCATCGAGCCCCGCAATCAACTCGACTCCGGCCGATGCCATGAGTGGTCCACCCGTCCCAACCAAGCGGACCCCGGGAAGACGCGCACTGAGGGCGCGGGCCACATCGGCACCGTATCGGTCGCCGGACGCCTCCCCTGCGAGGAGAAGAACGGTGGTTGGTTTCACGTTAGCCGGCTGACACCGGTGCGATCAGAACCGTGATCCCAGGTACCAGATCATTAGCAGGGTGATCACGAGCAGCGTCACGAGCCGGGAGTGCGGCATACCCTTCCGTGCGTCGATCCAATTCTTCTTTCGGGCCTGGCGTATTTTGATCAGTGACATAATTCCTCTCGTCAGAGCGTGATGCCGCGCTCACTCCCTCGGATAAACTCGAGGAGGTGCCGCACTTCGGGAATGGCGGGCACTTCCTTTTCGGCGCGTTCCAAGGCTCGAGAGACGTTTTCGCTCGATTGGAACAGGATACGGTAGGTCTGCTTGAGCCCTTTGCGGACGTCTTCGGAGAAACCGCGACGGTCGAGGCCAACCGAGTTCAAGCCATAGAGCTTCAACGGGTTGCCAGCTGCACTGCAATACGGTGGCACGTCTTGTGGCACACGAGAGCCGCCGCCCACAAAGGCGTGCGCCCCGATCCGGACGAACTGATGGATCGGCGTGAGACCACCCACGATGACCCAGTCCTCAATGACAACGTGCCCAGCCATGTTTACCGAATTGGCGAGGACGACGTGGTTCCCCACCTCGCAGTCATGAGCTACGTGCGTGTAGGCCATGAGCAAGCAATCGCTGCCCACCACAGTCACGCCGGCCGCGGAGGTCCCGCGATTCAGCGTGGCGAACTCACGAATGACGGTCCGGGCGCCGATTTCAAGCGTGGTTTCTTCGCCCTGGAACTTGAGGTCCTGAGGGTCCGTCCCGAGAACAGCGCCATTCGAGATGTTGCAATCCTCACCCAGAGTCGTATCTCGCTCAACGAGCACGCGAGGGCCGATCTGGGTGCCATCGCCGACTACGACACGCGGACCGATCATGGCCCACGGCCCCACAGTGACCCCGGCCCCTAATCGCGCCGCAGGATCGACGAGCGCCGTTTCGTGAATCTGCGTTTCACCACGAGTCCCGATCGTCAGGCCGCTCACTTGTCGACGATACTCGCCATCAACTCGGCTTCTGCAACGAGTACCCCATCTACGAATCCCTTCCCTTTCATTTTGCACACACCACGGCGGAACTGGAGCATCTCCAATTCGAACACCAGAGTGTCTCCAGGTGTCACGGGGCGTCGCCATTTCACGCGGTCCACTGACATGAAATACACGACCTTGTCTTCTGGCTTCTCGACCTGATCCATGATGAGGAGGCCGCCACACTGAGCCATGGCCTCGATGATCAGTACACCGGGCATGATCGGATGTCCCGGGTAATGACCTTGGAAGAAGGGTTCGTTGATCGTGACGTTCTTGATTCCAACGAGCCGCTTGCCGGGCTGGTAGTCCGTGATGCGATCCACGAGCAGCATCGGATACCGGTGCGGCAAATGCTCCATGATTTTCGTGATATCCACACGAGCCGCCCTACTCGACTGGCGCACGTGGGTCTCGATGGCACGAGCCAGAGCAACATTCCCGGAATGACTCGGACGTTCAGCCACCACATGCGCCTGGAGGCGCCCGCCCAGGAGCCCAAGGTCGCCCACGAGATCGCCAGTCTTATGGCGAACGAACTCGTCGTCGAATCGAAGCCCGTCATTCATGACCCCCGAACCATCGAGGACGATCGTATTGTCCAACGAAGCACCCAACGCGAATCCTTTTGTCCTGAGCGCCTCCGCATCGGCTTCGAACCCGAAGGTGCGCGCCGGTGCCAACTCCGTTCGAAAGGTCTCGGCGTCTACCAAGAACGAAGCGTACTGACGCCCAATGGCCTCATGCTCAAAGTCGATCGTGGCAGAGATCGTAAGTGCAGAGCTGGGAGCCGCGATGTACGACTGTCCATCTTTTCCAGAGAAATGGACGGGGCCGCTCAATTCGATAATCCGGGCTTCAGCCTCCTGGTCCTCGGTGCCGGCGCTCTGAATTGCCTCGAAGTAGTCTCTGAATGACCCATCACGAATCGGAATCTCAGGGCCACCCACCTCCACGAGGACATTGTCGATGCCCCCGGCATTGAGCGCGGACATCAGGTGCTCGACCGTGAGCACCTTGGCCTCGCCAAGCCCGAGAGAAGTCCCGAGCTGGGTGTCAACGACATTCTCTAGGACCGCTGGAATCTCCGGGGCGTCATCAAGGTCAACACGACAAAAGCGAATCCCATGATCCGCGGGCGCCGGCTTCAAAGTGAGAGTTGCGGCTTCACCCGAATGGACGCCGTGGCCGTCGAGCTTGATTTTCTTTCC
Proteins encoded in this window:
- the lpxK gene encoding tetraacyldisaccharide 4'-kinase, translating into MSGALEAIARQVWDGEPGYQSVSVLLRPISWIYGGSVGVRNQFLDWGGAIRPEGVSVVSVGNLAVGGTGKTPVAGWVVEQLLRQGHRPAVVARGYGRDEIALHASWHPGTPVIANPDRVAGALEAAAQGADVVVLDDGFQHRRLARDVDLVLLAAEDRFPGHLLPSGPYRESVRGLSRADGIIVTRKVASRETAQGLIEKARRWAPDSAIALVHLRPSGWTTLSGETAEAPDTAVLVAAGIARPQAFWDVVAWESGQEVELLAFADHHEYDAADVDHIQRIAGGRVIVVTEKDSMKLRPYSDGLGDVRVLHQEVYFESGREDIEVLLTLSAGPVQ
- a CDS encoding lysophospholipid acyltransferase family protein, which produces MNDLKFGAAGVLGAGLMGALFSTTRVKRVGEESYLHFRRRGTPVIFVFWHGQLLPLIHYHRREDIVALVSDHTDGEYVSRVLQRNGFATVRGSSTRGGQRGLRGLVRAARAGKDLALTPDGPKGPQGVFKAGALAVAQMTGLPVIPLALGTSSSWRFRSWDGFLVPRPLSKIRLEYLPPRFVGRGATREDLERIGGEIGEDLNALTARLNPKVTDPPRESASESGPGENQ
- the bshC gene encoding bacillithiol biosynthesis cysteine-adding enzyme BshC, translated to MSRITKAKYMEWIVGRPGGSDVVRGYIEGDEAACSFFGRHFASLDDFRSKAEEVDGRFDREARERAVEALIVPPGADAARLTAFVEQGGYMVTTGQQPGLFGGPLYSIHKALTAVRLAETLEKALGKPVIPVFWVASEDHDWAEANHADVIGTDNELHRVELAAPDDSVHPAIHRIPTGEAITVEVDKFLQLLPQTDFSAEYFELIRGAFSPDATLADGFHKVVQELLGRFGLFFTDAANPALKRHSADALLVELDRSEEMENVLTETAQALEAGGFALQVPILPGGVNLFLDGPAGRERLYREGEAFQQRTSKTNVTREEIRAAQSEDATVLSPNVLFRPVVESSVFPTLSYVGGPGEMAYFAQQKDYFAAHGIEMPVIFPRFSAAPVETKIRKVLDKFDLQVSDLHRPFHEIAGDIARDEVPPEARKALGGLRGAIGKSVGELTQAVKPIDPTLKGPVQHIRSQSFAAIDELEKKIVHALKRENEIALGQLEKAQVHLFPLGKPAERVQNPFYFLTRYGGAVLDELYDAFRVNLS
- the lpxA gene encoding acyl-ACP--UDP-N-acetylglucosamine O-acyltransferase, translating into MSGLTIGTRGETQIHETALVDPAARLGAGVTVGPWAMIGPRVVVGDGTQIGPRVLVERDTTLGEDCNISNGAVLGTDPQDLKFQGEETTLEIGARTVIREFATLNRGTSAAGVTVVGSDCLLMAYTHVAHDCEVGNHVVLANSVNMAGHVVIEDWVIVGGLTPIHQFVRIGAHAFVGGGSRVPQDVPPYCSAAGNPLKLYGLNSVGLDRRGFSEDVRKGLKQTYRILFQSSENVSRALERAEKEVPAIPEVRHLLEFIRGSERGITL
- a CDS encoding bifunctional UDP-3-O-[3-hydroxymyristoyl] N-acetylglucosamine deacetylase/3-hydroxyacyl-ACP dehydratase; the encoded protein is MSPHQRTIGKKIKLDGHGVHSGEAATLTLKPAPADHGIRFCRVDLDDAPEIPAVLENVVDTQLGTSLGLGEAKVLTVEHLMSALNAGGIDNVLVEVGGPEIPIRDGSFRDYFEAIQSAGTEDQEAEARIIELSGPVHFSGKDGQSYIAAPSSALTISATIDFEHEAIGRQYASFLVDAETFRTELAPARTFGFEADAEALRTKGFALGASLDNTIVLDGSGVMNDGLRFDDEFVRHKTGDLVGDLGLLGGRLQAHVVAERPSHSGNVALARAIETHVRQSSRAARVDITKIMEHLPHRYPMLLVDRITDYQPGKRLVGIKNVTINEPFFQGHYPGHPIMPGVLIIEAMAQCGGLLIMDQVEKPEDKVVYFMSVDRVKWRRPVTPGDTLVFELEMLQFRRGVCKMKGKGFVDGVLVAEAELMASIVDK
- a CDS encoding 23S rRNA (pseudouridine(1915)-N(3))-methyltransferase RlmH, whose protein sequence is MKVLIVAVGAVKGALAPVVADYERRASHHWKLSVEEVPAGTKSGSKDAQAVMSAEAERLLARVPAEVDVVALTRDGKSMDSRELAGYLDEHAVRSSPGVAFVIGGAYGLDPRVIARSRRRLSLSKMTLPHEVARLVLSEQLYRAGTILRGEPYHKG
- the lpxB gene encoding lipid-A-disaccharide synthase, whose translation is MKPTTVLLLAGEASGDRYGADVARALSARLPGVRLVGTGGPLMASAGVELIAGLDDLAVMGFAEIVSHLDFFRELERKVTELIWSVDLVIPIDYPGFNMRIARSAHEAGRPVVYYVSPKFWAWRAGRATQLARTTDHVAAIFPFEVEMLEAAGARATFVGNPLLDRPDDVASAPDFHEAWGLDAHRPILAVLPGSRRQELARHMDAFVRTANMVVEARPETQVVVGRASTLPADVYSGLDFAVVEDTRSLLRHARAGLVKSGTSTLEATLEGTPFIVAYKTSAFSWAIVKRVLRIEHVSLTNLVAGAEVVPEFIQDAMVPERMAEHLIPLMDIESSEHLKQVEGLSKIRARLGEPGASARVADLGVALLEARG